The proteins below come from a single Streptomyces sp. B3I8 genomic window:
- a CDS encoding amidohydrolase family protein — translation MSDDLVLHVKGRVLVGADDGQVRDELWVVGGRITYDRPTGAAGRDVRTVEGWVLPGLVDAHCHVGLDAHGPVPDHVSEKQALTDRDAGALLLRDAGSPSDTRWIDDRADLPRIVRAGRHIARTHRYIRNYAWEVEPEDLAAYVAQEARRGDGWVKLVGDWIDREAGDLTACWPRGAVETAIAEAHRLGARVTAHCFAEDSLRDLVEAGIDCVEHATGLTEDTIPLFAERGVAIVPTLVNIATFPRLAEVGEARFPRWSAHMRRLHERRYDTVRAAHDAGIPVYVGTDAGGSLPHGLVAAEVAELVTAGIPVPQALSATAWGARQWLGRPGLEEGAPADLVVYETDPRKDVRVLAAPRRIVLRGRVVG, via the coding sequence ATGAGTGATGACCTGGTGCTGCACGTGAAGGGGCGGGTGCTCGTCGGGGCGGACGACGGGCAGGTGCGGGACGAGTTGTGGGTGGTCGGCGGGCGGATCACCTACGACCGGCCGACCGGTGCCGCGGGGCGTGACGTCCGCACCGTCGAGGGGTGGGTGCTGCCGGGGCTGGTCGACGCGCACTGCCACGTCGGGCTCGACGCGCACGGGCCCGTCCCCGACCACGTCTCCGAGAAGCAGGCGCTCACCGACCGCGACGCCGGTGCGCTGCTGCTGCGGGACGCCGGGTCGCCCTCCGACACCCGCTGGATCGACGACCGCGCCGACCTGCCGCGCATCGTCCGGGCCGGCCGGCACATCGCCCGAACCCACCGCTACATCCGCAACTACGCCTGGGAGGTCGAGCCGGAGGACCTGGCCGCCTACGTCGCCCAGGAGGCGCGGCGCGGTGACGGCTGGGTCAAGCTGGTGGGCGACTGGATCGACCGGGAGGCCGGTGATCTGACCGCGTGCTGGCCGCGCGGCGCCGTCGAGACGGCCATCGCCGAGGCGCACCGCCTGGGCGCCCGGGTCACCGCGCACTGCTTCGCCGAGGACTCCCTGCGCGACCTGGTCGAGGCGGGCATCGACTGCGTCGAGCACGCCACGGGCCTGACCGAGGACACCATTCCCCTGTTCGCGGAGCGCGGTGTGGCGATCGTCCCCACCCTCGTCAACATCGCCACGTTCCCGAGGCTCGCCGAGGTCGGCGAGGCCAGGTTCCCGCGCTGGTCCGCCCACATGCGCCGACTCCACGAACGCCGTTACGACACCGTCCGCGCCGCCCACGACGCCGGCATCCCCGTCTACGTCGGCACCGACGCGGGCGGCTCCCTCCCGCACGGCCTGGTCGCGGCGGAGGTCGCCGAACTGGTCACCGCCGGCATCCCTGTGCCGCAGGCCCTGTCGGCGACCGCGTGGGGCGCCCGGCAGTGGCTCGGCCGCCCCGGCCTGGAGGAGGGCGCCCCCGCCGACCTGGTCGTCTACGAGACGGACCCGCGCAAGGACGTACGGGTCCTGGCGGCACCCCGGCGGATCGTGCTGCGCGGCCGGGTGGTTGGGTAG
- a CDS encoding trypco2 family protein: MEAGGDGGPKFRTGPVELEFTVEAKKDAGARTRVFVLPWTIEAHGGAGVGRTHRVTLTLQPVDEHGEDLRISAHSPQRPRQCRTVGEVAMCRVRDGTGDGQNEGRGDLESGPRRVGQRVPDR, from the coding sequence ATGGAGGCCGGCGGGGACGGGGGCCCCAAGTTCCGAACCGGGCCGGTGGAGCTGGAGTTCACCGTGGAGGCCAAGAAGGACGCAGGTGCCAGAACCAGGGTCTTCGTCCTCCCCTGGACCATCGAGGCCCACGGTGGGGCCGGCGTGGGCCGGACCCACCGGGTCACGCTCACACTGCAGCCGGTCGACGAGCACGGGGAGGACCTGAGGATCTCCGCCCACTCTCCGCAACGCCCCCGACAGTGCCGGACGGTCGGTGAAGTCGCCATGTGTCGCGTGAGGGACGGGACGGGGGATGGACAGAACGAGGGTCGTGGAGATCTGGAATCCGGTCCTCGGCGAGTCGGGCAGCGGGTACCTGATCGGTGA
- a CDS encoding amino acid ABC transporter ATP-binding protein, translated as MSAPESSAAAPRSGVPEISVRALHKSFGDNEVLRGIDLEIRQGEVVCVIGPSGSGKSTLLRCVNLLEEPSKGQVFVGGTELTDPDVDIDAVRRRIGMVFQQFNLFPHLTVTENLTLPQRRVLRRDKATAARVAAENLERVGLAEKADAYPSSLSGGQQQRVAIARALAMGPEVMLFDEPTSALDPELVGDVLAVMRRLAHEGMTMMVVTHEMTFAREVADRVVFMDGGVIVEDGTPDQVITAPQHTRTRHFLSRLLDPAMAEVEEETSDLVHGAPKPPVTQQERPPTPPGRGV; from the coding sequence GTGAGCGCCCCCGAGTCCAGCGCCGCCGCCCCGCGATCCGGCGTGCCGGAGATCAGCGTCCGCGCACTGCACAAGTCCTTCGGGGACAACGAGGTGCTGCGCGGCATCGACCTGGAGATCCGCCAGGGAGAGGTCGTCTGCGTCATCGGCCCCTCCGGCTCCGGCAAGTCCACGCTGCTGCGCTGCGTGAACCTCCTGGAGGAGCCCAGCAAGGGCCAGGTCTTCGTCGGCGGCACCGAACTGACCGACCCGGACGTCGACATCGATGCCGTGCGCCGCCGGATCGGCATGGTCTTCCAGCAGTTCAACCTGTTCCCGCACCTGACGGTGACCGAGAACCTCACCCTGCCGCAGCGCCGGGTGCTCCGCCGGGACAAGGCGACGGCGGCCCGGGTGGCCGCCGAGAACCTGGAGCGGGTCGGGCTCGCCGAGAAGGCGGACGCCTATCCGTCCTCCCTCTCCGGCGGCCAGCAGCAGCGCGTGGCCATCGCCCGCGCGCTGGCCATGGGCCCGGAGGTGATGCTCTTCGACGAGCCCACCTCCGCGCTCGACCCGGAACTGGTGGGCGACGTCCTCGCGGTCATGCGCCGGCTGGCCCACGAGGGCATGACGATGATGGTCGTCACCCACGAGATGACGTTCGCCCGTGAGGTCGCCGACCGGGTCGTCTTCATGGACGGCGGAGTGATCGTCGAGGACGGTACCCCCGACCAGGTCATCACCGCCCCACAGCACACCCGCACCCGCCACTTCCTCTCCCGCCTCCTGGACCCCGCGATGGCGGAGGTGGAGGAGGAGACGTCGGACCTGGTGCACGGGGCGCCGAAACCACCGGTCACCCAGCAGGAGCGGCCTCCGACGCCGCCGGGGCGGGGGGTCTGA
- a CDS encoding amino acid ABC transporter permease, with product MTDTGTDTALTPRKSGLTRRQKRALSRGAQYVIFVAAVVALAVGADWGRLQNQFAQVDLAKQLFPDIITLALKNTVLYTLSGFVVGLVLGMVIALMRLSSVGPYRWISGIYIEIFRGLPALLIFIFVGVAVPLAFPGTEIPGGTYGKVAIALGLVSAAYMAETIRAGIQAVPKGQMEAARSLGFSHARAMVSVVVPQAFRIVIPPLTNELVLLFKDSSLVLFLGVTLEERELAKFGRDLASETANSTPILVAGLCYLLVTVPLGFVVRRLEAKAAEATK from the coding sequence ATGACGGACACCGGGACCGACACGGCACTGACACCCCGCAAGTCCGGACTGACCCGGCGGCAGAAGCGCGCGCTCTCGCGCGGCGCGCAGTACGTGATCTTCGTCGCCGCCGTGGTCGCGCTGGCGGTGGGCGCCGACTGGGGGCGGCTGCAGAACCAGTTCGCCCAGGTGGACCTGGCCAAGCAGCTCTTCCCGGACATCATCACGCTGGCCCTGAAGAACACCGTGCTCTACACGCTGTCCGGCTTCGTCGTCGGCCTCGTGCTCGGCATGGTGATCGCGCTGATGCGGCTGTCGTCCGTCGGTCCCTACCGCTGGATCTCCGGCATCTACATCGAGATCTTCCGCGGTCTGCCCGCCCTGCTGATCTTCATCTTCGTCGGGGTGGCCGTCCCGCTGGCCTTCCCCGGCACGGAGATCCCCGGCGGCACGTACGGCAAGGTCGCCATCGCGCTCGGCCTCGTGTCCGCCGCGTACATGGCGGAGACGATCCGGGCCGGCATTCAGGCGGTGCCCAAGGGGCAGATGGAGGCGGCCCGTTCGCTGGGCTTCTCGCACGCGCGGGCCATGGTCTCCGTCGTCGTCCCGCAGGCGTTCCGCATCGTGATCCCGCCGCTCACCAACGAACTCGTCCTCCTCTTCAAGGACTCCTCGCTCGTGCTGTTCCTCGGGGTCACCCTGGAGGAGCGCGAGCTGGCGAAGTTCGGCCGCGACCTCGCGAGCGAGACCGCCAACTCCACGCCGATCCTGGTCGCCGGCCTGTGCTACCTGCTGGTCACCGTGCCGCTCGGATTCGTCGTCCGCCGGCTGGAGGCCAAGGCCGCGGAGGCCACCAAGTGA
- a CDS encoding transporter substrate-binding domain-containing protein, whose product MNTVPGRRTRVLTATAAVAGLLLAAGCSSGDDGGKKATAKGVPLVKAGQITTCTHLPYPPFQSEIDGKVQGFDVSLVDLVAHDLGVKQAIVDTPFENFKTGAFLNSGQCDLAAAGMTITEERKKNVDFSDPYFEATQAVLVSKKSGLTSLADVKSKGKKLGAQAQTTGEDYARKQGFDPVSFESSDAVLNGLRTGQVQAVVIDYPVVQGWLKDKANADAFEIADNINTGEQYGFTVKKGNSKLLAAVNKALAGAKADGTYKKLYEKWIGPYDESAASPSSSASASASAS is encoded by the coding sequence GTGAACACGGTCCCCGGACGCCGGACCCGCGTGCTGACCGCCACTGCCGCGGTCGCCGGACTGCTCCTCGCGGCCGGCTGTTCCTCTGGCGACGACGGCGGCAAGAAGGCCACCGCCAAGGGCGTGCCCCTGGTCAAGGCCGGCCAGATCACCACCTGCACCCACCTGCCCTACCCCCCGTTCCAGTCCGAGATCGACGGCAAGGTGCAGGGTTTCGACGTCTCCCTCGTCGACCTGGTCGCGCACGACCTCGGGGTGAAGCAGGCGATCGTCGACACGCCGTTCGAGAACTTCAAGACCGGTGCCTTCCTCAACTCCGGCCAGTGCGACCTCGCCGCCGCCGGTATGACGATCACCGAAGAGCGCAAGAAGAACGTCGACTTCTCCGACCCGTACTTCGAGGCCACCCAGGCGGTCCTGGTGAGCAAGAAGAGCGGCCTGACCTCGCTCGCCGACGTCAAGTCCAAGGGCAAGAAGCTCGGCGCCCAGGCACAGACCACCGGTGAGGACTACGCCCGCAAGCAGGGCTTCGACCCGGTCTCCTTCGAGTCCTCCGACGCCGTCCTCAACGGTCTGCGCACCGGTCAGGTCCAGGCCGTCGTCATCGACTACCCGGTCGTCCAGGGCTGGCTCAAGGACAAGGCCAACGCCGACGCCTTCGAGATCGCGGACAACATCAACACCGGTGAGCAGTACGGCTTCACGGTGAAGAAGGGCAACAGCAAGCTGCTGGCCGCCGTCAACAAGGCGCTCGCCGGCGCGAAGGCCGACGGCACGTACAAGAAGCTGTACGAGAAGTGGATCGGCCCGTACGACGAGTCGGCGGCGTCCCCGTCGTCCTCCGCCTCGGCCTCCGCCTCCGCCTCATGA
- a CDS encoding alanine--glyoxylate aminotransferase family protein, translating into MNHPLLDLAPLTAARFASVEDRVARLLGTRNDVVIMQGEALLPLEGAIRGCAGPGTTALNVITGPYGQTFGDWLRDCGATVVDLVVPFHTAVSAKQVRAAFAEHPEIDFVSLVHAEAATGNTNPVAEISEVVRERGALLYLDAVASVAAEPVRVDAWGVDLCVIGGQKAMGGPAGVSAVSVSERAWARMTANPRAPRRSYLSLLDWKERWIDAGRRALPHAPAQLEMLALEACLERIEARGLDEVMAAHASAAAATRAGVQALGGGLEPYVYEAREAAPVATTVRVKGAVSASDLVTRALAVDPGVPLVAGGGAAAREMVRVNHYGADAHGQIVRRCLVALGAALEGAGVGGVDVAGAVRVVEG; encoded by the coding sequence GTGAACCACCCCCTGCTGGACCTGGCCCCGCTGACCGCCGCGCGCTTCGCGTCCGTGGAGGACCGGGTGGCCCGGCTGCTCGGCACGCGGAACGACGTGGTGATCATGCAGGGTGAGGCGCTGCTGCCGTTGGAGGGCGCGATCCGCGGGTGCGCCGGGCCCGGCACCACCGCACTGAACGTGATCACCGGACCGTACGGACAGACGTTCGGGGACTGGCTGCGGGACTGCGGTGCGACCGTCGTCGACCTCGTGGTGCCGTTCCACACGGCGGTGAGCGCGAAGCAGGTGCGGGCGGCGTTCGCGGAGCACCCTGAGATCGACTTCGTGTCGCTGGTGCACGCGGAGGCGGCCACCGGCAACACCAACCCGGTCGCGGAGATCAGCGAGGTCGTACGCGAGCGGGGCGCCCTCCTCTACCTGGACGCGGTGGCCTCGGTCGCGGCGGAGCCGGTGCGGGTGGACGCGTGGGGCGTGGACCTGTGCGTGATCGGCGGCCAGAAGGCGATGGGCGGGCCCGCGGGCGTGTCCGCGGTGTCGGTGAGCGAGCGGGCGTGGGCCCGGATGACGGCCAACCCGCGGGCGCCCCGGAGGTCGTACCTGTCGCTCCTGGACTGGAAGGAGCGGTGGATCGACGCGGGGCGGCGTGCGCTGCCGCACGCGCCGGCGCAGCTCGAGATGCTCGCACTGGAGGCCTGCCTGGAGCGGATCGAGGCGCGGGGGCTCGACGAGGTGATGGCCGCGCACGCCTCGGCCGCGGCGGCGACCAGGGCGGGAGTGCAGGCCCTCGGGGGCGGGCTGGAGCCGTACGTGTACGAGGCGCGGGAGGCGGCGCCGGTGGCCACGACGGTGCGGGTGAAGGGGGCCGTGAGCGCGTCGGACCTCGTCACGCGGGCGCTGGCGGTGGATCCCGGGGTGCCGTTGGTGGCGGGCGGCGGCGCGGCGGCGCGGGAGATGGTGCGGGTGAACCACTACGGGGCGGACGCGCACGGACAGATCGTGCGGCGGTGCCTGGTCGCGCTGGGCGCGGCGCTGGAGGGGGCCGGCGTGGGTGGAGTGGATGTGGCGGGGGCGGTGCGGGTCGTCGAGGGCTGA
- the ectA gene encoding diaminobutyrate acetyltransferase, which produces MTGNTGDVRTDRPEVADGAALWRIAKDSGTLDLNSSYSYLLWCRDFAGTSVVARTADGTPVGFITAYLRPDRPGTLLVWQVAVDASYRGRGLAARMLDDLAARVVTEHGVTGLETTISPGNTASERLFASFARRHGATVEHTVLFGTDRFPDGPHDPEVLHRIGPLAAGGTPSAHAA; this is translated from the coding sequence ATGACCGGAAACACCGGAGACGTACGAACAGACCGTCCGGAGGTGGCGGACGGCGCCGCACTGTGGCGCATCGCCAAGGACTCCGGAACCCTCGACCTCAACTCGTCCTACAGCTACCTGCTGTGGTGCCGTGACTTCGCCGGCACCTCGGTGGTGGCCCGCACCGCCGACGGCACCCCCGTCGGGTTCATCACCGCCTACCTGCGTCCCGACCGCCCCGGCACGCTGCTGGTCTGGCAGGTCGCCGTCGACGCCTCGTACCGCGGCCGCGGCCTCGCCGCCCGCATGCTCGACGACCTGGCCGCCCGCGTCGTCACCGAGCACGGCGTCACCGGCCTGGAGACGACCATCAGCCCCGGCAACACCGCCTCCGAGCGCCTGTTCGCCTCGTTCGCCCGCCGCCACGGTGCGACCGTCGAGCACACGGTGTTGTTCGGGACGGACCGGTTCCCCGACGGTCCGCACGACCCCGAGGTGCTGCACCGCATCGGCCCGCTCGCGGCCGGCGGTACCCCCTCGGCACACGCCGCCTGA
- the ectB gene encoding diaminobutyrate--2-oxoglutarate transaminase, with the protein MTITQPDLSVFETLESEVRSYCRGWPAVFDRARGSRMYDEDGHGYLDFFAGAGSLNYGHNNPVLKRALIDYLERDGVTHGLDMSTTAKRQFLQTFQDLVLRPRDLPFKVMFPGPTGTNAVESALKLARKVKGREAIVSFTNAFHGMSLGSLAVTGNAFKRAGAGVPLVHGTPMPFDNYFDGAVEDFLWFERLLEDQGSGLNKPAAVIVETVQGEGGINVARPEWLRALAELCERQDMLLIVDDIQMGCGRTGAFFSFEEAGITPDIVTVSKSISGYGLPMALTLFRPELDVWEPGEHNGTFRGNNPAFVTATAALETYWTDGSAMEKQTRARGEQVEQALISITEENLADIKEYRGRGLVWGLEFHDKERAGRIARRAFELGLLIETSGPESEVVKLLPALTTTGEELDEGLRVLARAVRETA; encoded by the coding sequence GTGACCATCACCCAGCCCGACCTCAGCGTCTTCGAGACTCTCGAATCCGAGGTACGCAGTTACTGCCGCGGCTGGCCCGCCGTCTTCGACCGCGCCCGCGGCAGCCGTATGTACGACGAGGACGGCCACGGCTACCTCGACTTCTTCGCCGGCGCCGGCTCGCTCAACTACGGCCACAACAACCCCGTGCTGAAACGCGCGCTGATCGACTACCTGGAGCGCGACGGCGTCACGCACGGGCTCGACATGTCGACCACCGCCAAGCGGCAGTTCCTGCAGACCTTCCAGGACCTGGTCCTGCGCCCGCGCGACCTGCCGTTCAAGGTGATGTTCCCCGGCCCGACCGGCACCAACGCCGTGGAGTCCGCGCTGAAGCTGGCCAGGAAGGTGAAGGGCCGCGAGGCGATCGTGTCGTTCACCAACGCCTTCCACGGCATGTCACTGGGTTCGCTCGCCGTCACCGGCAACGCGTTCAAGCGGGCCGGCGCGGGCGTTCCGCTGGTGCACGGCACGCCGATGCCGTTCGACAACTACTTCGACGGCGCCGTCGAGGACTTCCTCTGGTTCGAGCGGCTGCTGGAGGACCAGGGCTCCGGCCTCAACAAGCCCGCCGCCGTGATCGTCGAGACCGTGCAGGGCGAGGGCGGCATCAACGTCGCCCGTCCCGAGTGGCTGCGCGCGCTGGCCGAGCTGTGCGAACGCCAGGACATGCTGCTGATCGTCGACGACATCCAGATGGGCTGCGGCCGTACCGGCGCGTTCTTCTCCTTCGAGGAGGCCGGCATCACGCCCGACATCGTCACCGTCTCCAAGTCGATCAGCGGGTACGGCCTGCCGATGGCGCTCACCCTGTTCAGGCCGGAGCTGGACGTCTGGGAGCCGGGCGAGCACAACGGCACCTTCCGCGGCAACAACCCGGCGTTCGTCACCGCCACCGCCGCGCTGGAGACCTACTGGACCGACGGCTCCGCCATGGAGAAGCAGACCCGCGCCCGCGGGGAGCAGGTCGAGCAGGCGCTCATCTCCATCACCGAGGAGAACCTGGCCGACATCAAGGAGTACCGCGGCCGCGGCCTGGTGTGGGGCCTGGAGTTCCACGACAAGGAGCGGGCCGGCCGCATCGCCCGGCGGGCCTTCGAGCTGGGCCTGCTGATCGAGACGTCCGGTCCGGAGAGCGAGGTCGTCAAGCTGCTGCCCGCCCTCACCACGACCGGCGAGGAACTGGACGAGGGGCTGCGCGTCCTCGCCCGCGCGGTCCGCGAGACGGCCTGA
- a CDS encoding ectoine synthase, whose amino-acid sequence MIVRSFKEVEGTDRHIKSESGTWESKRIVLAKEKVGFSVHETILYANTETSMWYANHIEAVVCTEGEAELTDRETGKTYTITPGTMYLLNGHERHTLKVKEKDFHCVCVFNPPVTGREDHDENGVYPLLTEEV is encoded by the coding sequence GTGATCGTCCGATCGTTCAAGGAAGTCGAAGGCACCGACCGACACATCAAGTCCGAGTCCGGCACCTGGGAGAGCAAGCGCATCGTCCTCGCCAAGGAGAAGGTCGGCTTCTCCGTGCACGAGACGATTCTCTACGCGAACACGGAGACGTCGATGTGGTACGCCAACCACATCGAGGCCGTCGTCTGCACCGAGGGCGAGGCGGAGCTCACCGACCGCGAGACCGGGAAGACCTACACGATCACCCCCGGCACGATGTACCTCCTCAACGGCCACGAGCGGCACACGCTCAAGGTCAAGGAGAAGGACTTCCACTGCGTCTGCGTGTTCAACCCGCCCGTGACCGGACGGGAGGACCACGACGAGAACGGCGTCTACCCGCTGCTCACCGAGGAGGTGTGA
- the thpD gene encoding ectoine hydroxylase: protein MTAPTSTSSAAGSGVTDLYPTRGATEVSVPRQDPVVWGAPDTPGPVSADELLGLDRDGFLAVDQLITQDEAAGYRAELERLVADPAVRADERSIVEPKSQEIRSVFEVHRISEVFAALVRDERVVGRARQILGSDVYVHQSRINVKPGFGASGFYWHSDFETWHAEDGLPNMRTVSVSIALTENYETNGGLMIMPGSHKTFLGCAGATPKDNYKKSLQMQDAGTPSDEALTAMAGEYGIRLFTGKPGSATWFDCNCMHGSGDNITPYPRSNVFIVFNSVENAAVEPFAAPVHRPSFIGARDFTPVR, encoded by the coding sequence ATGACCGCTCCCACCAGCACGTCGTCCGCCGCCGGATCCGGCGTCACCGACCTCTACCCGACCCGTGGGGCCACCGAGGTGTCCGTGCCCCGGCAGGACCCGGTCGTCTGGGGCGCCCCGGACACGCCCGGTCCGGTCTCGGCGGACGAACTGCTCGGCCTCGACCGCGACGGCTTCCTCGCCGTCGACCAGCTCATCACCCAGGACGAGGCCGCCGGCTACCGCGCCGAGCTGGAGCGGCTGGTCGCCGACCCTGCGGTCCGGGCCGACGAGCGGTCGATCGTCGAGCCGAAGTCCCAGGAGATCCGTTCGGTCTTCGAGGTGCACCGGATCAGCGAGGTGTTCGCGGCCCTGGTGCGCGACGAGCGCGTCGTCGGCCGGGCGCGGCAGATCCTCGGCTCGGACGTGTACGTCCACCAGTCGCGGATCAACGTCAAGCCGGGCTTCGGGGCCAGTGGCTTCTACTGGCACTCGGACTTCGAGACCTGGCACGCCGAGGACGGTCTGCCGAACATGCGGACGGTGTCCGTGTCGATCGCGCTGACCGAGAACTACGAGACCAACGGCGGCCTCATGATCATGCCGGGGTCGCACAAGACGTTCCTCGGGTGCGCGGGGGCCACGCCGAAGGACAACTACAAGAAGTCGCTGCAGATGCAGGACGCGGGCACGCCGTCGGACGAGGCGCTGACCGCGATGGCGGGCGAGTACGGCATCAGGCTGTTCACCGGCAAGCCGGGCTCGGCCACCTGGTTCGACTGCAACTGCATGCACGGTTCGGGCGACAACATCACGCCGTACCCGCGCAGCAACGTGTTCATCGTGTTCAACAGCGTGGAGAACGCGGCGGTGGAACCGTTCGCGGCACCGGTGCACCGGCCGTCCTTCATCGGGGCGCGGGACTTCACGCCGGTGAGGTGA
- a CDS encoding aminotransferase class V-fold PLP-dependent enzyme — MESPESTESPEKLENFAALVRAEFAPRTTYLNTASTSLPPARTVAAMRVALDAAAVGRPTDMFADVEAARASFAHLVRVPATRVATGASVATYTGLIATSLPAGAEVLTAEGDFSSVVTPFHVRRDLKVRTVPLEAVAESVRPGTTLVAVSAAQSADGRIADLPAIRAAAHAHGARTYVDASQAAGWLDLDAGAYDYVSAVAFKWLLCPRGVAFLVVPEEPRELEPVFAGWVAGERPWDSCYGPVEELAHSARRFDESPALYSYTGARHSLALLEELGVDTVRAHDLALAERFRTGLAALGHEPVAAPGSPIVSVPGLGDRQPALSAAGIEVSDRAGNLRAAFHLYNTPADVDRLLDVLEA; from the coding sequence ATGGAGAGCCCCGAGAGCACCGAGAGTCCCGAGAAGCTTGAGAACTTCGCCGCCCTCGTCCGTGCCGAGTTCGCTCCGAGAACCACCTACCTGAACACCGCGAGCACCTCGCTGCCCCCGGCCCGCACGGTCGCCGCCATGCGCGTCGCGCTCGACGCGGCGGCCGTCGGCCGGCCCACCGACATGTTCGCGGACGTCGAGGCCGCCCGGGCCTCCTTCGCCCACCTTGTCCGCGTACCCGCCACCCGGGTGGCCACCGGCGCCTCGGTCGCGACGTACACCGGGCTGATCGCCACCTCGCTCCCCGCCGGAGCCGAAGTCCTCACCGCCGAGGGCGACTTCAGCTCCGTGGTCACCCCTTTCCACGTACGCCGTGACCTGAAGGTCCGCACGGTGCCGCTGGAGGCGGTCGCGGAGTCGGTGCGCCCTGGCACCACCCTCGTCGCGGTCAGCGCCGCACAGTCCGCGGACGGCCGCATCGCCGACCTCCCCGCGATCCGTGCCGCCGCCCACGCGCACGGGGCGCGCACCTACGTCGACGCCTCCCAGGCCGCCGGCTGGCTCGACCTCGACGCGGGGGCGTACGACTACGTCTCCGCCGTCGCCTTCAAGTGGCTGCTCTGCCCGCGCGGCGTCGCCTTCCTCGTGGTCCCCGAGGAGCCCCGCGAACTCGAACCCGTGTTCGCCGGCTGGGTGGCGGGGGAGCGGCCCTGGGACAGTTGCTACGGCCCGGTCGAGGAACTCGCGCACTCCGCCCGCCGGTTCGACGAGAGCCCCGCCCTCTACTCCTACACCGGCGCCCGCCACTCCCTCGCCCTCCTGGAGGAACTGGGCGTGGACACCGTACGCGCGCACGACCTCGCCCTCGCCGAGCGGTTCCGCACCGGTCTGGCCGCCCTCGGGCACGAGCCGGTGGCCGCGCCGGGCTCACCGATCGTCTCGGTGCCCGGACTCGGCGACCGGCAGCCGGCGCTGAGCGCCGCCGGGATCGAGGTCTCCGACCGTGCGGGCAATCTGCGCGCCGCGTTCCACCTCTACAACACCCCGGCGGACGTGGACCGGCTCCTGGACGTGCTGGAGGCGTAG
- a CDS encoding DsbA family oxidoreductase, with product MRVEIWSDVACPWCYVGKARFEKALAGFPQRERVEVVHRSFELDPGRARGDVEPVLTMLTRKYGMSEAQAQAGEDNLGAQAAAEGLAYRTRDRDNGGTFDMHRLLHLAKEHGRQAELLRILYRANFAEERSVFSEGDDRLVELAVEAGLDETVVRAVLADPDAYADAVRADEREAAELGANGVPFFVLDRKYGVSGAQPAEVFTRALTQAWEAHTPLRLLDGDGDGADACGPDGCAVPRN from the coding sequence ATGCGTGTCGAGATCTGGAGCGATGTCGCCTGTCCGTGGTGCTACGTGGGCAAGGCCAGGTTCGAGAAGGCGCTCGCCGGGTTTCCGCAGCGGGAGCGGGTGGAGGTCGTGCACCGGTCCTTCGAGCTGGACCCCGGCCGGGCCAGGGGAGACGTCGAGCCCGTGCTGACCATGCTCACCCGCAAGTACGGGATGAGCGAGGCGCAGGCCCAGGCCGGTGAGGACAACCTGGGCGCGCAGGCCGCCGCCGAGGGGCTCGCGTACCGCACCCGGGACCGCGACAACGGCGGCACCTTCGACATGCACCGCCTCCTCCACCTCGCCAAGGAGCACGGCAGGCAGGCCGAGCTGCTGCGGATCCTGTACCGGGCCAACTTCGCCGAGGAGCGCTCGGTGTTCTCCGAGGGCGACGACCGGCTGGTCGAGCTGGCGGTCGAGGCCGGCCTCGACGAGACGGTCGTACGGGCGGTCCTCGCCGACCCGGACGCGTACGCCGACGCCGTGCGCGCCGACGAGCGCGAGGCGGCCGAGCTCGGCGCGAACGGCGTGCCCTTCTTCGTCCTGGACCGCAAGTACGGCGTCTCCGGCGCCCAGCCCGCCGAGGTCTTCACCCGCGCCCTCACCCAGGCGTGGGAGGCGCACACCCCCCTGCGGCTGCTCGACGGCGACGGCGACGGTGCCGACGCCTGTGGCCCGGACGGGTGCGCGGTGCCGCGGAACTGA